One genomic region from Skermania piniformis encodes:
- a CDS encoding GuaB3 family IMP dehydrogenase-related protein, whose product MRDMVEIGLGRTARRTYRLDDIDIVPSRRTRSSKHVSLGWQLDAYRFDVPILAHPTDALVSPDFAIELGRLGGLGVLNGEGLWARHADVEEKLARLVDLAETAEHPEIPIAALQELHRAPVQPELLTAAVATIHAAGVTTAVRVSPQNARALTPALVAAGIDLLVVQGTIISAEHVGAKSPEGTGTEPLNLKTFIAELDVPVVAGGVSDHRTALHLMRTGAAGVIVGYGSAGAVTTTGEVLGIGVPMATAIADAAAARRDYLDETGGRYVHVIADGGIGCSGELAKAIACGADAAMLGAPLAVAAESPGRGWYWPAAAAHPSLPRGVPQSVGPVGRPTLAQVLHGPSQDASGALNLVGGLRRSMAKSGYSDLKEFQKVGLSVRG is encoded by the coding sequence GTGCGCGATATGGTCGAGATCGGCTTGGGCCGCACTGCTCGCCGGACCTATCGCCTGGACGACATCGACATCGTGCCGTCGCGGCGCACGCGGTCGTCCAAGCATGTGTCGCTCGGCTGGCAGCTGGATGCATACCGGTTCGACGTGCCGATCCTGGCCCATCCGACCGACGCGCTGGTATCGCCCGATTTTGCGATCGAGCTGGGTCGCCTCGGTGGGCTGGGAGTGCTCAACGGTGAGGGGCTGTGGGCCCGGCACGCCGATGTCGAGGAGAAGTTGGCTCGGCTCGTCGACCTGGCCGAGACCGCGGAGCACCCGGAGATACCGATCGCCGCGCTCCAGGAGTTGCATCGTGCGCCGGTGCAGCCGGAGCTACTGACGGCAGCGGTGGCCACCATCCACGCGGCCGGAGTGACCACGGCGGTCCGGGTCAGCCCGCAGAACGCTCGTGCGTTGACCCCGGCGTTGGTGGCTGCGGGTATCGATCTGCTGGTTGTCCAGGGCACGATCATCTCGGCCGAGCATGTCGGAGCGAAGAGTCCGGAGGGAACGGGCACCGAGCCGCTGAACCTGAAGACCTTCATCGCCGAGCTCGACGTGCCGGTCGTCGCGGGCGGGGTGAGCGATCACCGAACCGCGCTGCACTTGATGCGGACCGGTGCGGCCGGCGTGATCGTCGGCTACGGTTCCGCCGGCGCGGTGACCACGACCGGCGAGGTGCTCGGTATCGGGGTGCCGATGGCCACCGCGATCGCCGATGCCGCTGCGGCCCGGCGCGACTACCTCGACGAAACCGGCGGCCGCTACGTGCACGTCATCGCCGACGGGGGCATCGGTTGCTCGGGCGAGCTGGCCAAGGCCATCGCCTGTGGCGCGGACGCGGCGATGCTCGGTGCTCCGCTGGCGGTCGCGGCCGAGTCGCCGGGCCGTGGCTGGTACTGGCCCGCTGCGGCTGCGCACCCGTCGCTACCGCGCGGGGTACCGCAGTCGGTGGGTCCGGTCGGGCGCCCGACGCTGGCTCAGGTATTGCACGGTCCGTCGCAGGATGCGAGTGGCGCGCTGAACCTGGTCGGTGGCTTGCGCCGGTCGATGGCCAAGTCCGGCTATTCCGATCTCAAGGAGTTCCAGAAGGTCGGTCTCAGCGTGCGGGGCTGA
- a CDS encoding MMPL family transporter — translation MFRTLGRFVSRRPWYVIAAWLVLTGIVLATAPTLQTTTDESEFLPAHYESVQAGKLQSQDFPADSTPGAIIVFDRADGSPLTSADRSAVTRIADRLGPQLAARTFQPQVATTSADGKPNISADGMVQLGIIGLTHGSTGYTPDAIEDAEALRDDLAALASDTDLRARTTGPVPQALDSQESTDSALTVVGIATVGLIVLLLALIFRSVIICLMPILVVGLVSAVATGLIGFANELFDLKADSSIQVILIVVLYGIGTDYILFFLFRYRERLRHGSETRPAVGYGLARAGEAIASAGGVVIVAFLALLLSSLSVFRAIGPALAIAVAVTMLAVLTLVPAIVTVLGPALFWPSRNWRTEPTGARFARLGTALGRRPALFATGSGLVLAGLAVFAFGFNPSFDFNSSLPSGAESTEALQTFRQHFAAGAAEPVPVILKADEDGKIDPAALTAMNEALRGADGVAQVFPPRMSPDGTAAAFSVVLTADPVSTEAMDDVAGPIRTAAHAAAPAGTSAYVGGTPSVFVDMQRAMTRDYAVVFPLAGLVILVILALVLRALVAPLYLMAAVGLGFGATLGATVIVFQHVRDESGLIFTLPIYIYLFVTALGTDYNILMITRLREEARAGREPRPAAAEAVRHAGPTIAAAGVILAGTFASLMLGGNSLLVSMGFALSFGIVIAAFVMSMFFTPALTALLGHWAWWPGHGDTAQPNDPAEMSDGTEPSVSPAR, via the coding sequence ATGTTTCGGACACTCGGGCGCTTCGTCTCGCGTCGCCCCTGGTACGTCATCGCTGCCTGGCTTGTGCTCACCGGGATCGTGCTCGCTACCGCGCCGACGTTGCAGACGACCACCGACGAGTCCGAGTTTCTGCCCGCACACTACGAGTCCGTGCAAGCCGGGAAGCTGCAGTCGCAGGACTTCCCCGCGGACAGCACCCCGGGCGCGATCATCGTCTTCGATCGGGCCGACGGCAGCCCACTGACCTCGGCCGACCGCTCCGCCGTGACCCGGATCGCCGACCGACTCGGCCCGCAGCTGGCCGCCCGCACGTTCCAACCGCAGGTCGCGACCACCTCCGCCGACGGCAAGCCGAACATATCGGCGGACGGCATGGTGCAGCTCGGCATCATCGGGCTGACCCACGGCTCGACCGGCTACACCCCGGACGCGATCGAGGACGCCGAGGCGCTACGCGACGATCTCGCCGCACTGGCGTCGGACACCGACCTGCGAGCCCGCACGACCGGGCCGGTGCCCCAAGCGCTGGACAGCCAGGAGTCCACCGACAGCGCGCTGACCGTCGTGGGGATCGCCACCGTCGGACTGATCGTGCTGCTGCTCGCCCTGATCTTCCGCAGCGTGATCATCTGCCTCATGCCGATCTTGGTTGTCGGCTTGGTGTCCGCGGTTGCCACCGGCCTGATCGGGTTCGCCAACGAGCTCTTCGATCTGAAGGCGGACTCGTCGATCCAGGTGATCCTGATCGTCGTGCTGTACGGCATCGGCACCGACTACATCCTGTTCTTCTTGTTCCGGTACCGGGAACGGCTGCGCCACGGGAGCGAGACCCGCCCGGCCGTCGGTTACGGGTTGGCGCGAGCCGGCGAAGCGATCGCCTCGGCCGGCGGAGTCGTCATCGTGGCGTTTCTTGCGCTGTTGCTGAGCTCGCTGAGCGTCTTCCGGGCGATCGGGCCGGCGCTGGCGATCGCCGTCGCGGTGACCATGCTGGCCGTGCTCACGCTGGTGCCGGCGATCGTCACCGTGCTCGGCCCGGCGCTGTTCTGGCCGTCCCGCAACTGGCGCACCGAGCCGACCGGAGCTCGGTTCGCCCGACTGGGCACCGCGCTCGGCCGCCGCCCTGCTCTTTTCGCGACCGGGTCCGGCCTGGTGCTGGCCGGTCTCGCGGTGTTCGCCTTCGGCTTCAATCCCTCGTTCGATTTCAACTCCAGCCTGCCCAGCGGGGCCGAATCCACCGAAGCGCTGCAAACGTTCCGGCAACACTTCGCTGCCGGCGCCGCCGAGCCGGTTCCGGTCATCCTGAAGGCCGACGAAGACGGGAAGATCGACCCCGCCGCGCTGACCGCGATGAACGAGGCGCTGCGCGGTGCCGACGGTGTCGCCCAGGTCTTCCCGCCACGAATGTCACCGGACGGTACCGCCGCGGCGTTCTCGGTGGTGCTGACCGCCGACCCGGTCTCGACCGAGGCGATGGACGATGTCGCGGGCCCGATCCGAACCGCGGCGCATGCTGCCGCGCCGGCGGGCACCTCGGCATACGTGGGCGGTACTCCGTCGGTGTTCGTCGACATGCAGCGGGCGATGACCCGGGACTACGCCGTGGTGTTCCCGCTGGCCGGGCTGGTGATCCTGGTGATCCTGGCCTTGGTACTGCGGGCACTGGTCGCTCCGCTGTACCTGATGGCTGCCGTCGGCCTCGGCTTCGGCGCGACGTTGGGCGCGACGGTGATCGTGTTCCAGCACGTTCGCGACGAGTCCGGGCTGATCTTCACGCTTCCGATCTACATCTACCTGTTCGTGACGGCCCTGGGCACGGACTACAACATCCTGATGATCACCCGGCTGCGGGAGGAAGCACGGGCGGGGCGCGAACCGCGGCCCGCGGCAGCCGAGGCAGTCCGGCATGCCGGCCCGACCATCGCGGCGGCGGGCGTCATCCTGGCCGGCACGTTCGCCTCGCTGATGCTGGGCGGGAACTCGCTGCTGGTATCGATGGGCTTTGCCTTGTCGTTCGGCATCGTGATAGCTGCATTCGTGATGTCGATGTTCTTCACCCCGGCGCTGACGGCGTTGCTCGGGCACTGGGCGTGGTGGCCCGGGCACGGGGATACGGCACAGCCGAACGACCCGGCGGAGATGAGCGACGGCACCGAGCCGAGCGTCAGCCCCGCACGCTGA
- a CDS encoding GMC family oxidoreductase, with translation MSNAAVVEPATDFDVLVVGSGFGGSVTALRLVEKGYSVGVLEVGRRFADRDFAKNSWHLRDYLWAPGLRCFGIQRIHPLNSVLVVAGAGVGGGSLNYANTLYKPPMPFFHDRQWSEITDWFDELSPYYEQARKMLGVVQNPHLTPADQVLKSVAADMGVEDTFVATPVGVFFGEPGKTVADPFFGGVGPDRTGCIECGECMTGCRHGAKNTLLKNYLYLAERGGAQIFPMTRVTALRPVPDGSWEVDTRRTDGMIRRNPRTFTAKHVVLAAGTWGTQKLLFAMRDQGVLPELSDRLGMQTRTNSESVMGAAKKRVDPNLDLTRGVAITSSIHPTSDTHIESVRYGKGSNFMGLLQTLLTDGGGRIPRWLKFVLLVLRHPLQLRYMTPRRWSERSMIVLVMQHLDNSITTFTKRGLFGRRRYTSKPGHGEPSPSWIPVGNEATRRIAAKIDGVAGGTWGELANIPLTAHYLGGAVIGADAEQGVIDPYHRVYGYPTLSVVDGAAVSANLGVNPSLTIAAQAERAAALWPNKGELDLRPEQGAGYRRIDPVQPQLPIVPADAPGALVLPIVGFGHPERIVS, from the coding sequence ATGAGTAACGCGGCGGTTGTCGAGCCGGCGACAGATTTCGACGTGTTGGTTGTCGGTTCGGGTTTCGGTGGCAGCGTGACTGCGCTGCGGCTGGTGGAGAAAGGCTACTCGGTCGGCGTGCTGGAAGTCGGTCGACGGTTCGCCGACCGCGACTTCGCGAAGAACAGCTGGCACCTTCGGGACTACCTCTGGGCGCCGGGCCTCCGCTGTTTCGGTATCCAGCGGATCCATCCGTTGAACAGCGTGCTGGTCGTCGCCGGCGCCGGGGTCGGGGGTGGCTCGCTGAACTATGCGAATACCCTGTACAAACCCCCGATGCCGTTCTTCCATGATCGGCAATGGTCGGAGATCACCGACTGGTTCGACGAGTTGAGCCCGTATTACGAGCAGGCGCGCAAGATGCTGGGTGTGGTGCAGAATCCGCACCTGACGCCGGCCGATCAGGTGCTGAAATCGGTTGCAGCCGATATGGGGGTCGAGGACACATTCGTGGCAACCCCGGTCGGGGTGTTCTTCGGCGAGCCGGGCAAGACGGTCGCGGATCCGTTCTTCGGCGGGGTGGGTCCGGACCGTACCGGGTGCATCGAATGCGGCGAGTGCATGACCGGGTGCCGGCACGGCGCGAAGAACACGCTCCTGAAGAACTATCTCTACCTGGCCGAACGCGGCGGCGCGCAGATTTTCCCGATGACCCGGGTGACCGCGCTGCGGCCGGTTCCGGACGGCAGCTGGGAGGTCGATACGCGGCGGACCGACGGCATGATTCGGCGGAACCCGCGTACGTTCACCGCAAAGCATGTGGTGTTGGCTGCCGGTACCTGGGGCACGCAGAAGCTGCTGTTCGCGATGCGGGACCAGGGAGTTCTGCCGGAGCTGTCCGACCGGTTGGGGATGCAGACCCGGACCAATTCGGAGTCGGTGATGGGTGCAGCGAAGAAGCGGGTCGACCCGAACCTGGATCTGACCCGCGGAGTCGCGATCACCTCGTCGATCCATCCCACGTCGGACACCCACATCGAATCGGTGCGGTACGGCAAGGGCTCCAATTTCATGGGGCTGCTGCAAACCCTGCTCACCGACGGGGGCGGCCGAATCCCGCGCTGGTTGAAGTTCGTGCTGCTGGTGCTGCGCCACCCCTTGCAGCTGCGGTACATGACGCCACGTCGGTGGAGTGAGCGGTCGATGATCGTGCTGGTGATGCAGCACCTGGACAACTCGATCACGACGTTCACCAAGCGAGGTCTGTTCGGTCGCCGGCGGTACACGAGCAAACCCGGACACGGCGAGCCGAGCCCGAGCTGGATACCGGTCGGTAACGAAGCCACCCGGCGGATCGCCGCCAAGATCGACGGAGTGGCCGGCGGCACCTGGGGTGAGTTGGCGAATATCCCGCTCACCGCGCATTATCTCGGTGGCGCAGTGATCGGTGCGGACGCCGAGCAGGGAGTGATAGATCCCTACCACCGGGTATACGGCTATCCGACGTTGAGCGTCGTGGACGGCGCCGCGGTATCGGCGAATCTCGGAGTGAATCCCTCGCTGACCATTGCCGCTCAGGCCGAGCGGGCCGCTGCGTTGTGGCCGAACAAGGGTGAGCTGGACCTGCGACCGGAGCAAGGTGCGGGGTATCGGCGGATCGACCCGGTGCAGCCGCAGCTGCCGATCGTGCCGGCCGATGCGCCGGGGGCCTTGGTATTGCCGATCGTCGGTTTCGGACACCCGGAACGCATCGTCAGCTGA
- a CDS encoding SDR family NAD(P)-dependent oxidoreductase: MSNFSDTVQRSDQVSPAVVDSNPIELDSAHEEHSAQEEATHVPPASRRPVAAVTGCTSGLGRAFAVELATRGNDMVLVGRNAAAVAELADELRRNHGAVVEELVADLEQSNDRARVVARLEQGVTALVNNAGYATPGDFWTLDPEAIEAELAVNVTAVLQFTRAALPSMLAAADGMIINVASISGLITGATGAYGAEKAWVIKFSEGLAGQVGPSGVRVQALCPGFMDTPFHQRVGNKPEDFPKPLVISVDDVVKGSLADIEKGWAVSVPGWRIKFVAMLNRFSPRRWVWKFDSP; the protein is encoded by the coding sequence ATGTCCAATTTCTCCGATACCGTACAGCGGTCGGATCAGGTGAGCCCGGCGGTAGTCGACTCGAATCCCATCGAACTGGATTCGGCGCACGAGGAACATTCGGCGCAGGAAGAAGCAACGCACGTGCCGCCGGCAAGTCGGCGCCCGGTAGCGGCCGTCACCGGCTGCACGTCCGGCCTCGGCCGGGCATTTGCCGTCGAACTTGCCACTCGGGGTAACGACATGGTGCTCGTCGGTCGCAACGCTGCCGCCGTCGCGGAGCTCGCCGACGAGTTGCGGCGCAATCACGGTGCGGTGGTCGAGGAACTTGTGGCCGACCTCGAGCAGTCGAACGATCGGGCACGGGTGGTGGCGCGGCTGGAGCAAGGGGTCACCGCGTTGGTCAACAACGCCGGATACGCGACCCCGGGCGACTTCTGGACACTCGACCCCGAGGCGATCGAAGCCGAGCTGGCAGTGAATGTTACTGCTGTGCTGCAGTTTACCCGTGCAGCGTTGCCGTCGATGCTGGCTGCGGCGGACGGCATGATCATCAACGTCGCCAGTATTTCCGGCCTGATCACCGGCGCCACCGGCGCTTACGGTGCCGAAAAGGCTTGGGTGATCAAATTTTCCGAGGGACTGGCCGGCCAGGTGGGGCCGAGTGGGGTTCGGGTGCAGGCGTTGTGCCCGGGTTTCATGGATACCCCATTTCACCAACGGGTCGGTAACAAGCCGGAGGATTTTCCGAAACCGCTGGTGATCAGCGTCGACGACGTGGTCAAGGGCAGCCTCGCCGATATCGAGAAGGGCTGGGCGGTAAGCGTTCCGGGGTGGCGAATCAAGTTCGTCGCGATGCTCAATCGGTTCAGTCCGCGCCGGTGGGTGTGGAAGTTCGACAGTCCCTGA
- a CDS encoding SDR family NAD(P)-dependent oxidoreductase produces the protein MSSSDSETDVAPARPVALVTGATSGLGKAFATELAGRGYDLVLVGRNAERLADVAGELERNHGALVEQLVADLEQESSRARVVARLSQGVTALVNNAGYGNYEHFWTTDIEVIRAEMAVNITAVLEFTRAAVPPMLAADNGMIINVASISGLYTGPAGTYAAEKAWVIRLSEGLAHQLQSTGVRVQALCPGFMETPFIERAGIEVDRVPKQLLIGIDEVVKTSLGDIEKGWVVSVPGRRIKFLTMLNRHSPRRRAWKIGV, from the coding sequence ATGTCCAGTTCGGATTCGGAAACCGACGTCGCCCCGGCCCGGCCGGTTGCCCTGGTCACCGGCGCTACCTCGGGATTGGGTAAAGCATTTGCCACGGAGTTGGCCGGCCGGGGCTACGACCTGGTGTTGGTCGGCCGCAATGCCGAGCGGTTGGCCGACGTTGCCGGTGAGTTGGAGCGCAACCACGGGGCGCTGGTCGAGCAGCTGGTCGCCGACCTGGAGCAGGAGTCGAGCCGGGCTCGGGTCGTTGCCCGGTTGTCCCAGGGCGTCACCGCGCTGGTGAACAATGCGGGCTACGGCAATTACGAGCATTTCTGGACGACCGATATCGAGGTCATCCGGGCCGAGATGGCGGTCAATATCACTGCGGTACTGGAGTTCACCCGGGCAGCCGTGCCGCCGATGCTCGCCGCCGACAACGGAATGATCATCAATGTCGCGAGTATCTCCGGCCTCTACACCGGTCCGGCCGGGACGTACGCTGCCGAGAAGGCATGGGTGATTCGGTTGTCCGAGGGCCTGGCTCATCAGTTGCAGTCCACCGGGGTCCGGGTCCAAGCGCTCTGCCCGGGCTTCATGGAGACACCGTTCATCGAGCGGGCCGGGATCGAGGTCGACCGAGTCCCGAAACAACTGCTGATCGGTATCGACGAGGTGGTGAAGACCAGCCTCGGCGACATCGAGAAAGGCTGGGTGGTCAGCGTTCCCGGCCGTCGGATCAAGTTTCTCACCATGCTGAACCGACATTCGCCGCGCCGCCGGGCGTGGAAAATCGGCGTCTGA
- a CDS encoding alpha/beta hydrolase, which yields MRRLLVTAALTIGMGTAVSGTTAAAPAEKATTGGAARIVSVEPINDRQEKITVYSAAMDREIPLQVVLPADRSKPQPVLYLLNGVGGGEDSANWFGQTDILDFLKDKNANVVMPMAGRASYYTDWQRDDPVLGRNKWSTFLGKELPPLIDAELGTNKRQSIAAISSSSTSVFNLAIEHPGLYKGIAAFSGCVQSSDSVGQHFVKITVNDWGGGNVENMWGPLGGPDWVAHDPQVNAEKLRGTDIYVSSGTGVPAAPNDTDANPRFRDGRAAMFDQLVVGAPIEVATGVCTDHLAKRLNELQIPATVNIRKTGTHSWGYWQDDFHDAWPLLAKSMGI from the coding sequence ATGCGTCGACTCCTGGTCACCGCTGCACTCACGATAGGCATGGGAACCGCGGTAAGCGGTACCACCGCGGCAGCACCAGCCGAGAAGGCCACCACCGGTGGCGCAGCGCGCATCGTTTCGGTCGAACCGATCAACGACCGACAAGAGAAGATCACGGTCTACTCCGCAGCGATGGATCGGGAGATCCCGCTCCAGGTCGTGCTGCCGGCAGACCGGAGCAAACCGCAGCCGGTTCTCTATCTGCTGAACGGAGTCGGCGGTGGTGAAGACTCGGCGAACTGGTTCGGCCAGACCGACATCCTGGACTTCTTGAAAGACAAGAACGCGAACGTCGTCATGCCGATGGCCGGGCGCGCGTCCTACTACACCGATTGGCAACGTGACGACCCGGTCCTCGGCCGGAACAAGTGGTCGACCTTCCTCGGCAAGGAACTGCCCCCGCTGATCGACGCCGAGCTGGGGACGAACAAACGACAATCCATCGCGGCCATCTCCAGCTCGTCCACGTCGGTGTTCAACCTCGCGATCGAGCATCCCGGCCTGTACAAGGGAATCGCAGCGTTCAGCGGTTGTGTCCAGTCGTCCGACTCGGTCGGCCAGCACTTCGTGAAGATCACGGTCAACGACTGGGGCGGCGGTAACGTCGAGAACATGTGGGGCCCGCTCGGCGGCCCGGACTGGGTCGCCCACGACCCGCAGGTGAATGCCGAGAAGCTCCGCGGGACCGATATCTACGTCAGCTCGGGCACCGGAGTGCCCGCCGCCCCGAACGATACCGATGCCAACCCACGGTTCAGGGACGGCCGGGCAGCAATGTTCGACCAGCTGGTGGTCGGTGCGCCGATCGAGGTGGCGACCGGGGTGTGCACCGATCATCTCGCCAAGCGGCTCAACGAGCTGCAGATACCGGCGACGGTGAATATTCGCAAGACCGGTACTCATTCTTGGGGCTACTGGCAGGACGATTTCCATGATGCTTGGCCGCTCCTGGCCAAGTCGATGGGAATCTGA
- a CDS encoding ABC transporter permease, which produces MNLFGAAWTYFREHWWSGEPSLLELTGQHLWYTLLAVTGAAVVAIPIGLAVGHTGRGRAGLIGAVNALRALPTLGLLTFLVLWLGSIGLTPPIVALIVAGIPALLAGTYAGIANVDPTVVDAARAMGMTERQVLLQAELPNALPLILGGLRSTTLQVVSTATIAAYIDLGGLGRPIFSGIAVRQYDRVLAAAILVALLAVVLDGLLALVARLARPRSGRRAATKSTVSNRSEQSIHTC; this is translated from the coding sequence ATGAACCTGTTCGGGGCCGCGTGGACCTACTTCCGCGAACACTGGTGGTCCGGCGAGCCGTCGCTGCTGGAACTGACCGGCCAACACCTCTGGTACACGCTGCTGGCGGTGACCGGCGCGGCCGTCGTCGCGATCCCGATCGGGCTCGCGGTCGGGCACACCGGGCGCGGGCGGGCCGGGCTGATCGGCGCGGTCAACGCACTGCGCGCGTTGCCCACGCTCGGCCTCCTCACTTTTCTGGTGCTCTGGCTGGGCAGCATCGGTCTGACGCCGCCGATCGTCGCGCTGATCGTCGCCGGCATCCCGGCGCTGCTGGCCGGCACCTATGCCGGCATCGCAAACGTCGATCCGACGGTGGTGGACGCTGCGCGAGCGATGGGGATGACCGAACGCCAGGTATTGCTCCAGGCCGAACTCCCGAATGCCTTGCCGCTTATCCTCGGCGGGCTCCGAAGCACCACGCTGCAGGTGGTGTCGACCGCGACGATCGCCGCATATATCGATCTGGGCGGGCTCGGCCGGCCGATATTCAGCGGCATCGCGGTCCGCCAGTACGACCGGGTGCTCGCTGCCGCCATCCTCGTCGCGCTGCTGGCAGTGGTACTGGACGGTCTCCTTGCTCTGGTGGCCCGGCTCGCGCGGCCGCGGTCGGGTCGGCGAGCGGCGACAAAATCGACCGTATCGAACCGGTCCGAGCAATCGATACACACATGTTAG
- a CDS encoding ABC transporter permease — MHLYLALLPLLVGLLLAVPIGIAIRRQRRLRRTTLAVASIAYTIPSLALLVILPPVLGISVLDPLVVVVALTVYSTALLVRAVPEALDSVPTTVTDAATAMGFGTMRRVLSVDLPLAIPVLITSIRVVAVTNISLVPIGSLIGVHGLGRLFTDGYQRDYLDEIVAGIIAVVALALLFDVLLYAAGRALTPWTRKELVGR, encoded by the coding sequence ATGCACCTCTACCTGGCCTTGCTGCCGCTGCTGGTCGGCCTGTTGCTGGCGGTACCGATCGGCATCGCGATCCGACGGCAACGTCGGCTGCGTCGAACGACGCTGGCCGTCGCGAGCATCGCGTACACGATCCCGTCGTTGGCGCTGCTGGTGATCTTGCCGCCGGTGCTCGGGATATCGGTGCTCGATCCCCTGGTGGTCGTCGTCGCCTTGACCGTCTACTCGACGGCACTACTGGTCCGCGCCGTACCGGAGGCACTGGACTCGGTACCGACGACCGTGACCGACGCCGCCACCGCAATGGGCTTCGGCACCATGCGCCGGGTGCTGTCGGTCGACCTACCGTTGGCGATCCCGGTGCTGATCACCAGCATCCGGGTCGTTGCGGTAACCAACATCTCGTTGGTGCCGATCGGATCGCTGATCGGGGTACACGGGCTCGGCCGGCTGTTCACCGACGGCTATCAACGCGACTACCTGGACGAGATCGTGGCGGGCATCATCGCCGTCGTCGCCCTGGCGTTGCTGTTCGACGTGCTGCTCTACGCAGCTGGTCGCGCGCTGACCCCGTGGACCCGGAAGGAGCTGGTCGGTCGATGA
- a CDS encoding ABC transporter ATP-binding protein: MSTIEFVGVSKTYPDGTRALQQLDLTIESGSCTVFVGPSGCGKTTAMRMINRMLEPSSGTVRLDGTDVSTVNPVRLRRGIGYVIQSGGLLPHRTVLDNIATVPVLSGESRPAARAAALRLLDRVGLDPTLAHRYPAQLSGGQQQRVGVARALAADPPVLLMDEPFSAVDPVVRDGLQAELQRLQAQLRKTIVFVTHDIDEAVRLGDRVAVFGRAGRLQQYDRPEQLLSAPATDFVAEFVGRDRGYRGLSFRSADAVPLHNVRTATPEELRGLRLDHGEWVLIIDELRRPRGWIDPTGVAAIRSGRSVAESSSAAGSLFPVGGDLRQALDAAVSSPSGIGVAVHDDGSVAGGIDPDEVVALLATQRHAEDRARNRRFFAESESGRSAGTAP, from the coding sequence GTGTCCACCATCGAATTCGTCGGGGTGAGCAAGACCTATCCCGACGGCACCCGCGCGTTGCAGCAACTCGACCTGACGATCGAATCCGGGTCGTGCACCGTGTTCGTCGGGCCTTCCGGCTGCGGGAAGACCACCGCGATGCGGATGATCAACCGGATGCTGGAGCCCAGCTCGGGCACGGTGCGGCTGGACGGCACGGACGTCTCGACGGTGAACCCGGTTCGGCTGCGGCGCGGCATCGGCTACGTGATCCAAAGCGGCGGTCTGCTTCCACACCGAACCGTGCTGGACAACATCGCCACCGTGCCGGTGCTGTCCGGCGAGTCGCGGCCGGCCGCCCGCGCCGCCGCCCTGCGCCTGCTCGACCGGGTCGGGCTGGACCCGACACTGGCGCACCGGTACCCGGCTCAGCTTTCCGGTGGCCAACAGCAGCGGGTCGGCGTGGCCCGGGCGCTCGCCGCCGATCCGCCCGTGCTGCTGATGGACGAGCCGTTCAGCGCGGTCGATCCGGTGGTCCGCGACGGGTTACAGGCCGAGCTGCAGCGTCTGCAAGCCCAACTGCGTAAGACGATCGTGTTCGTCACCCACGACATCGACGAAGCGGTACGGCTCGGCGACCGGGTCGCCGTGTTCGGCCGGGCCGGCCGACTGCAGCAGTACGACCGGCCCGAACAGCTGCTCTCCGCACCGGCGACCGACTTCGTCGCCGAGTTCGTCGGCCGCGATCGCGGCTATCGCGGCTTGTCCTTCCGATCCGCGGACGCCGTCCCACTGCACAACGTCCGGACCGCGACCCCCGAGGAGCTGCGGGGCCTGCGCCTGGACCACGGCGAATGGGTCCTGATCATCGACGAGCTGCGCCGGCCGCGCGGCTGGATCGACCCGACCGGGGTAGCCGCGATCCGATCGGGCCGATCGGTCGCCGAGTCCAGCTCGGCCGCCGGCTCGCTTTTTCCGGTCGGCGGTGACCTGCGCCAAGCGTTGGACGCGGCGGTGTCCTCGCCGTCGGGTATCGGCGTGGCCGTCCACGACGACGGGTCGGTAGCGGGCGGGATCGACCCCGACGAGGTGGTGGCGCTGCTCGCGACGCAACGGCACGCCGAAGACCGGGCGCGCAATCGCCGGTTCTTCGCCGAGTCCGAATCCGGCCGGTCCGCCGGCACCGCACCGTGA